A window of Nicotiana sylvestris chromosome 8, ASM39365v2, whole genome shotgun sequence genomic DNA:
cgggaaccccgaatcggcaaacaatatggTCCCTGACAAAATATgcaatgactttcttggttatagctttgtaagatgtagtctctacccattttgtgaagtaatcgatggccactagaatgaatcggtgcccgtttgaagtagtgggcttgattggaccaatgacatccattccccaagcaacaaaaggccaaggTGAACTTGTCatattgagctcatttggtggtacctttatcatgtctacatgtatctaGCATTGGTGGCATTTCTGAATGTACCTGATGCAatccgtttccatggtcatccaaaaaaatccagctctgagtatctttttggctagaacaataccattcatatgtggtcccAAGTTCTGGAATGTATCTCCTCAAGCAATTTGGAAGCCTATTTTGTCTCAACACACCTCAACAACCCCAGATCAGGAGTTCTCCTATACAAGGTTCCCCCGCTttagaagaagtgattggacagccTCTGCAGTGTGTGTTTCTAAGCATGGTTCGCCTATTCCGGGTGTTctctttttgccaaatattccttgatgtcgtggaccaaggttttccatccatttcttcttcaacatgagcacagtaagccagttgattatggatcctcatcgggatgggatcaatgaaattcttatctggatgttgtataattgatgacaaggtggccagtgcatctgcgaactcattttgaattctgggcacatgtttgaattctatctttgtgaatctctttatcaattcttgcacatgatacaagtatggtagtatctAGGTATTATTTGTAGCCTAAtataccagaagatccgaattgccaattaccagcaactcttgtatattcatatcgatggccaaattgagccccatgatgcaagcctcatattttgCCATATTCTTGGTGTACGGAAACCTAAGCTTTGCGGATATCGGgtaatgttgacctatttctgttgccaaaactgctccaatgcccacttcTTTGGAGTTTGCATCcccatcaaaaaacattctccaaccgtcgtagGCTTCAATAATgc
This region includes:
- the LOC138875125 gene encoding uncharacterized protein; its protein translation is MDPLKYIFQKPMLTRKLAKWKILLSEFDIIYVTQKAVKGQALANHPAENPVGGEYEPSKTYFPDAEVSFVGEGIIEAYDGWRMFFDGDANSKEVGIGAVLATEIGQHYPISAKLRFPYTKNMAKYEACIMGLNLAIDMNIQELLVIGNSDLLVY